The sequence TATGATACCACGCCTAATGGTGGTAGTGAGGTCTTTTTATCGAAGTTGAACAGTGGACTTGCCAATTTGCTTATGTCCACATTTCTGGGCGGGTCTCGTTCTGATTATGGCAATGCAATTGCCGTCAGTGCTGCGGGAAACGTCTATGTGACCGGCGAAACCTTGTCACCAGACTTTCCTGCGACCCCGGCTGCTTATGATGCGTCTTATCATAGATGCGAGGACGTCTTTGTGTCGAGGTTTAACGATGATCTTTCCGTTGATAAAGCAAACAAATAACGATAACGGATTTTGATTTTTGTGACGACATGGGTGAAGCGTAGACAGGGAAACAGTAGGCAGTAATCCGCAAGGGTGAAGGAGTTGAACTCCGAAAATAGTTATGGGGTATCGAAACTTTCTGTTACGAGGACTGGAAAAAGTCTGTGCAGAGTTTAAACTGATGACTCTTATTATTTATTGACCACATTCTTGGACAGCCTGTAAGCAGGTTGCCAGAGAATGTATTTATATGCCTGACACGATGCTCTATACTGATAAATTACCCATGGGTAGATAATATGTTGTATATATCGGTTGGGCCAATTTCACTATCGGACAGTCTGAAAAATTTGTTCTCTTCTCAATATTTTAAACAAGATAATAGTTGTCACTCATTACTTACCACTTCGCCACTTTTAAACTCGGCATTCTTAAACTCTGTGAAGACTTCGATTTTTTCCTTTTCACTGTTAATTCTTACAAATTCTGGACTGCGTACACCATGCACACATTTAAGGATGTCGCATCTGGATATTATCCCCACGGGAATCCCATTTCTGACAACGGGAACCCTGACGATATTATGTTTTGTCATGATATGTATGACATCTTCAACAGTTGTATCTTCGGTTACGTATATGGGTTTTGTAGACATGATCTCTTCAGCTGTTATTTTTTCTAAAGATTTTCCATAATCCATGGCTG is a genomic window of Candidatus Brocadia sp. containing:
- a CDS encoding CBS domain-containing protein, with the translated sequence MARSDIVARDIMNKNVTAAKKQALGRSLAEKLLTGKYSGMPVVDENNKIIGVISEFDLLAAMDYGKSLEKITAEEIMSTKPIYVTEDTTVEDVIHIMTKHNIVRVPVVRNGIPVGIISRCDILKCVHGVRSPEFVRINSEKEKIEVFTEFKNAEFKSGEVVSNE